The genomic segment CAGCCTGGGTCAGACCGAGGAACGCGGCTGGGACCTGTCCGTCGATCACCAGGGAAACGTTTTTGTCACCGGCGCCTTCTCGGGGAACATGAATTCCAATCCTTTGGGTGAACCGCGGATTGTCTCTTGCCCGGGGGCGGGCGTGGGGCTTTTCGTCGGGAAATACTCCCCCGGCGGGCTGAATTTGTGGGCGAAGGGGATCGGGGCGAACCTCCAGGACGTCTTCTCGGAAGGGTACGCAGCCGTCTCGGCCACGGCGGACGGCGGATGCCTCCTCGGGGGAAACTACCGGGAGACGGTGTGCCTGGATCCCCCCCAGGACCTCCGATGCCTGACCAGTCGGGGAGGCGTCGATATTTTCGCCGCGCGTTACGAGCCGGACGGGTCCTGCCGCTGGGCGATTTCCCTCGGCGGGACTTCCCGCGACCTCCTGTCTCCGGGAGCGCTCCGGAATACGGCGTCGGGGGGCTTCCTCGTGACCGGCCATTTCACCGGTAACTGCGATTTCGATCCCGGTCCGGCAACCCATGAACTGGCTTGCCTGGGAACCGCTGACGACGTCTTCGTCGGGGCCTATTCCGAAAGTGGGTCGCTGGCGCGGGTTTTTTCCATCCCCTGCGACGGCGGCATTTCCGGAGGGCACCGGATACAGGAGGATCCGCAGGGGGGCATCGTCGTGGCGGGATGGTTTTCGGGGAAGGCGGACTTCGCCCCCGGGAGCGCGCTCCGGGAACTGTCGAGTCAGGGCGGCGGGGGGGCGGCGGATGCCTTCCTGGCCCGGTACACCCCGGCCGGGGAATTGTCCTGGGTTGGCGGCTTCGGTGCGGCGGTCCAGGGAGGGGACAAGCTGTCCATCGCCGCGGGCCTGTCCGTGGATGCTCGGGGAAATGCTTTCATCACGGGGAAATTCTACGGTTCCGGAGCCGACTTCGACCCCTCGCCCTCCACTGCGCCGCTCACGGCAACGGGAGCATACTCCGCCTTCGTTTCGGCCTATGCGTCGTCCGGCAGCCTGGGACCGGCACTGGAGCCCACCCGGGGCGACCTGGACGGGGATGGCATGGTCACCGCCTCCGACGCGGTCCTCCTGGCCTTCCTGCTCGCCGGGGGCAGCCTCGACCCGGTCTCCGCCGGCGCCGCGGATCTCCAGGGCGACAAGCGGGTGGATGCCCTCGACCTGGTGCTCCTGAACCTGCTGCTGAGTGAATGAGAGCATCGCTCGAAGCCGGACACTCATGCCGCTCGAAGCCGGACACTCATGCGATGCGGAAGAGTGAGTGTCCTCTCCTTCATGTATTGCTATCCGTTTGGCTTCAAGGTATAAAGGGGCGACGAGTCCAAGGAGGTGTGCCATGAAGTTTCGGCTGATCGGGTTGGTTGTTGCCTTGTCGATCCCGGGCATCTTTGCCGCGGCTGCCCCGCCGCCCAATGCGGCAAAGGTCGACCAGTTCCTTCGCGAATACGCGGGCGGCCCGAATTTTTCCCGCTGCCGCGTGTTCCTCGAGCTGGCCAACGACCCGGAAAACTCGACAGCCCACCCCGGCACCCGGATCGAGGAGATCACGGAAGCCCTCGCCATCCTGGAGAAGGTCGAGGCGGCCTGCAAGGGCCCCTACCAGGGCGTTTCCGGGAGCGTGTATTCCGCCGACCGCGAGGACCGGTTGCGCAAGAACATGGACCTGTGGTGCAAGGCAGCGTCCATGCGGCAGGAACTGGCCCGGCGCGCGGTTCGCAACCTGGCCCTTTCCACCTTCGGCATCATCGAACGCGTCATCGAAAGCAACCGCAAGGAACTGGGAATGCACGAAGGGTACCTGCACATCGACGAGTTGCCGGTCCGGCAGGCGCTCTTCAACCGCGAAGCCTTTCTGGCCGATCTGGCGACACGTTTCGCCGAGCATTTCAAACTGGTCGGCATCACCGACCCGGCCGAGCTGCTGGCCCCCCTTGACAAGATCATTGTCGGGTTGAACCAGGAGATCGACCGGCTGGCCCCCCGGTGGAAATTCGTGGCCCCGGCCCACGATGCAGCCATCGAAGCCCTGGCCCGGAAACAGGTGAAAGCCGAGTACCCCAAGGCCGCCCTTCGCGCGGTGGGCCTCGACGACACGAGCTGGACCATCGTCAAGAACCGGAAGGGCCTCCCGCTGGAACGGGTGCGCCATGGAAAGGTCCTTTACAAAGTGGATGGTGAAAAGTGGTGCCGCCAGCAGAGTTTCACCTATACAGAAACCTACGCCGGCGGCGGTAGTTACACGAAGGCGAGCGGCGTGCGCCTGGATTACCTCCGCTTTCTGTCCTGCCCCTGAACGCGAGACCGCACGGCCCCATGAAAAACCCGCTGCGCGATTTCGCAAGCGGAGAATGCGGCGCTCTGTAAGTCTTTGCGACGCTTGCCCCAGCGCGGGCCGCCGCGCTGGGACGACGCTGGACACTCACGCCATGAGCAAGAGTGAGTGTCCTGCTTCCGTCGGCGCGTGCCGCCGCACTGGGGTTCTCAATAGGGTCAGGCAGGGTTGACAGCGGCGGGGATGGTCAGGCCGTCGATTCCCCGTGCAAGGCTCGCCCTCCCGATCACCCTTTCTCCAGTTTCTCGAGCATCGCCACGCCGTTCTTGTTTTTCGGGTTCAGTTCGAGCGACTTGCGGTAGCACTCAATGGCCCGCTCCTTCCGGCCCGCCTTGGCGGACACCTCTCCGAGGCTGTCCCAGGCGTTCCAGGAGGCCGGGTAGAGCTCGACGGTCTTCTCCAGGACGAAGAGGGCGTACTCGACCCTGTTCTCCTGGAAACATCGGTAGCCCAGGGCGTTGAAATCGGCCTCCTCGAGCACGGGCCCGTCGGGTTTCCTCGCGATCAGATCCCGGAGTATCTTCTCACCGGCCGGGATGCCGCCCTCGTTCAGGGCTTTTCCCAGGATGACCGCGGCACAACCCTGTTTGGCCTTGAGGAGGGACAACTTCGCCCGCTCGAGCTGCTGCGGTTCCCAGGGGAACATGGGCTCCACCCTTTGTCCGTCATTCAAGACCGCTTCTGCGGCCTTCACGTCGCCGAGTCCCACGTACGCCTGCACGAGCATCGCGCAGGTGGCGGCGAGCCGGGGGAACTCCTCGCGGCACGCCCGAAGGAGCCCGGCGGCCTCGGCGTACTGTTTGCGGCCCAGGTACTCGCCCGCCTGCTGCATGGCCTCGTCGGTGCCGAAGAAGGCCGCCCCGCTCTTCGCGGCGCGCGCCTTCTCGAGCCCGTCGATTGCAGCCTCGGGCCCCTTCTCCCTGGCGCAGCGCACGTACTCCTCCACCATCGACATCTTCAGGTTGGCCAGGCCGGCCTGATCATCCTGGGGCGCGGGGGAGCCTTTCTCGAGGAACTGCGCCGCGAACTCGAGCGCCCGGTCCCTGCCCGCCGCGACGTCCGCCGCCGTGTTGCAGACGCGCAGGTCCGGGGGCACGCCGACCCCGTCCCAGCAGACGCCGTCCGTATCCCTGGACTCCTTGAAGGAGACCCAGAGGGTCCACCCGTTGGGCAGCCTTTCGGGAAACTGCGCGGAGAGGGCCCCTTCCGTGAGGTCGCCGGCCACGGTGACGTGCGGCAGGACGCGCATGGCCAGGACGAAGCCGTCGGCAGCGCTCGCGCTGGCGCGGTTCGCGAGGAGGACCACCGGCCGGGTGAACTGCAACGGGCCGCCCGGCTCGGTGTTGCGGTATTCCGCGGGGATCATGTCCTCGTGTTTGGGCCCGTACCGTATACGCGTGCGCAGGTAGTTACGCCTCCGGTCGGCGAACCGGTTGGCGACCATTTCCATCACCCGGCCGGTCCCGCCGGGGTTGTTGCGCACGTCGATGACCATGGCCCGGGCACCGGCGAACTCCC from the Acidobacteriota bacterium genome contains:
- a CDS encoding SBBP repeat-containing protein, with protein sequence MKKALLLIHLLWVTALVFSRPCPASDHRFPFALGGTGQAYGKAVATDPQGNLIVAALFDTALDADPGPGETRLASSGGIDILLVKYTPSGELRWAKVLGGAQSVDAPHGVSTDDEGNIYLTGYFGMEGQAGRTADFDPGPGSLTLTAVGGFDAFLAKYDPDGGVLWALPLGNSLGQTEERGWDLSVDHQGNVFVTGAFSGNMNSNPLGEPRIVSCPGAGVGLFVGKYSPGGLNLWAKGIGANLQDVFSEGYAAVSATADGGCLLGGNYRETVCLDPPQDLRCLTSRGGVDIFAARYEPDGSCRWAISLGGTSRDLLSPGALRNTASGGFLVTGHFTGNCDFDPGPATHELACLGTADDVFVGAYSESGSLARVFSIPCDGGISGGHRIQEDPQGGIVVAGWFSGKADFAPGSALRELSSQGGGGAADAFLARYTPAGELSWVGGFGAAVQGGDKLSIAAGLSVDARGNAFITGKFYGSGADFDPSPSTAPLTATGAYSAFVSAYASSGSLGPALEPTRGDLDGDGMVTASDAVLLAFLLAGGSLDPVSAGAADLQGDKRVDALDLVLLNLLLSE
- a CDS encoding tetratricopeptide repeat protein, encoding MPPNPEAVFEKVWKTIDRNYGQFGVKHVDWDALYRIYRPQVTRTTPERELWDILLAMLGHLNDEHVCLADSSRRVCAGQSEGRKRDDFSLDLVKTKYLKGKFSDSLGGSYISGWLGDGVGYLYIGDFKDGMDPVTKTIDAVIGEFAGARAMVIDVRNNPGGTGRVMEMVANRFADRRRNYLRTRIRYGPKHEDMIPAEYRNTEPGGPLQFTRPVVLLANRASASAADGFVLAMRVLPHVTVAGDLTEGALSAQFPERLPNGWTLWVSFKESRDTDGVCWDGVGVPPDLRVCNTAADVAAGRDRALEFAAQFLEKGSPAPQDDQAGLANLKMSMVEEYVRCAREKGPEAAIDGLEKARAAKSGAAFFGTDEAMQQAGEYLGRKQYAEAAGLLRACREEFPRLAATCAMLVQAYVGLGDVKAAEAVLNDGQRVEPMFPWEPQQLERAKLSLLKAKQGCAAVILGKALNEGGIPAGEKILRDLIARKPDGPVLEEADFNALGYRCFQENRVEYALFVLEKTVELYPASWNAWDSLGEVSAKAGRKERAIECYRKSLELNPKNKNGVAMLEKLEKG